One segment of Rhodopirellula baltica SH 1 DNA contains the following:
- a CDS encoding polysaccharide biosynthesis tyrosine autokinase, which produces MAESAKPTNRLPSRSPSSSTSDGEETLDVLQILSRQRWLIAFLSIAGLAAGVAYALNAQVWYESNAKVLINQKSAGLGGNSTGTDMVDEDILANHMELIQSRMIVGEALEQTELVNLPSIESHLDEKTDAIDYVIDQLSIVKGGDGSAKTARSLNITFTHTEPDDAKRILTAVMKRYEQFIIDQVEQVMGRANEMVNKAKTEVEAELVAAEQEHLKARQEAPLFFQGEGSSNIYQDRYRRLQDELLDLDIQESTVKTRLTRVDETLKEMDESTDPIDQLDKLALIDSESLERLGVFAGLQMNSANTAEFKAAMPAKMEEARTQITHLLRLNSEKQRLTSVFGPGHPKVQELESEITLVKEFLQDQKDLTSPAEMFGDSALTPEGLLKAYVGFLNHDLAALSERRKELTYLAADAETKAKELIEYELTDMILQKKIGRQEDLFEGVVQQLRELDTASGLTGYLYEFLAVPRTGEKSWPKLPLCGLGGLMLGLFSGLFLAVANDVRDGRFRSAAELDEAIGLPSLGRVGKLNSINQGIKGLIATELSPDAEAFRLGRTVLLPDVRNGNVRAIGFTSPMQGDGKSTVVSNFAVSFSQVGLKVLVIDADLRRPSAHRYFSLGKEDGLCDVLEGRLEIPEAIKVTEAENVSVMTAGSSSQTPAELLQSQRLDEVLAVVKEDYDLVLVDLPPVLAVSDPVVVMPRLDGGILVVKVANVRRDEVVNTLRRIDSSGGEMLGCMLNAFGAGKKFDSDGGYYGYYKSDYTRPSSSTTRQAAPKAATISSNGRVAE; this is translated from the coding sequence ATGGCTGAGTCTGCCAAACCGACCAACCGACTTCCATCACGCAGTCCATCAAGCTCAACGTCTGACGGCGAAGAAACGCTGGATGTTCTGCAAATATTGAGTCGGCAACGGTGGCTGATTGCGTTTTTGTCAATCGCAGGACTCGCGGCTGGCGTGGCTTACGCTCTGAATGCTCAGGTTTGGTACGAGTCCAACGCCAAGGTTCTGATCAACCAGAAGAGTGCTGGGTTGGGTGGCAATAGCACTGGCACTGACATGGTTGATGAGGACATTCTCGCCAACCATATGGAGTTGATTCAAAGCCGAATGATCGTCGGTGAGGCCTTGGAGCAAACCGAGTTAGTGAATTTGCCTTCTATCGAATCTCACCTGGATGAGAAAACGGATGCGATCGACTATGTCATCGATCAACTTTCCATAGTCAAAGGTGGAGATGGTTCCGCCAAGACTGCTCGAAGTCTCAACATCACATTCACGCATACGGAGCCTGATGATGCCAAGCGGATCTTGACCGCCGTGATGAAACGCTACGAGCAATTCATCATCGACCAGGTCGAACAGGTGATGGGCCGCGCGAATGAGATGGTCAACAAGGCAAAGACGGAAGTTGAAGCCGAGTTGGTTGCCGCTGAGCAGGAACACTTGAAAGCTCGTCAGGAAGCTCCGCTGTTTTTTCAAGGCGAAGGTAGCAGCAATATCTACCAAGATCGCTATCGCCGGTTGCAGGACGAACTGCTGGATCTCGACATCCAAGAGTCAACGGTCAAAACACGTTTGACTCGAGTCGATGAAACGCTGAAGGAGATGGATGAGTCGACAGATCCAATCGATCAACTGGACAAACTTGCCTTGATTGATAGCGAGAGTTTGGAACGTCTTGGCGTCTTTGCAGGACTGCAAATGAACTCTGCCAACACGGCTGAATTCAAAGCGGCGATGCCAGCCAAAATGGAAGAAGCTCGGACGCAGATCACTCACCTGTTGAGGCTTAACAGTGAAAAGCAACGGTTGACTTCGGTCTTTGGGCCTGGGCATCCGAAGGTGCAGGAACTCGAGAGTGAAATCACGCTGGTCAAAGAGTTTTTGCAAGACCAAAAGGATCTCACCAGTCCGGCGGAAATGTTCGGCGACAGTGCACTGACCCCTGAGGGATTGTTGAAAGCTTATGTGGGCTTTTTGAATCATGACTTGGCGGCTCTTTCCGAACGTCGTAAGGAACTGACCTATCTCGCGGCCGATGCTGAAACAAAAGCGAAAGAACTGATCGAGTACGAACTCACCGACATGATTCTGCAAAAGAAGATTGGTCGACAAGAAGATTTGTTCGAAGGCGTCGTGCAGCAACTCCGGGAATTGGATACGGCGAGTGGATTGACTGGATATCTTTACGAGTTTTTGGCCGTTCCGCGAACCGGCGAAAAGTCATGGCCAAAACTGCCGCTTTGTGGACTTGGCGGTTTGATGCTGGGGCTGTTTTCCGGACTGTTTCTGGCTGTTGCCAACGACGTTCGTGATGGACGTTTCCGGTCGGCTGCTGAGCTGGACGAAGCAATTGGATTGCCAAGCCTGGGGCGTGTTGGCAAGCTGAACTCGATCAATCAAGGCATCAAGGGATTGATTGCAACGGAGCTTTCGCCGGACGCCGAAGCTTTCCGTTTAGGACGCACAGTCTTGCTACCTGATGTCCGAAACGGGAATGTTCGTGCAATTGGGTTCACCAGTCCTATGCAGGGCGATGGTAAATCGACCGTGGTTTCCAATTTTGCTGTGTCGTTCTCTCAAGTCGGATTGAAGGTATTGGTGATCGACGCTGACCTTCGACGTCCGAGTGCTCATCGCTACTTCAGTCTAGGGAAAGAAGATGGGCTTTGTGATGTTCTCGAAGGTCGCTTGGAAATTCCGGAAGCGATCAAAGTGACGGAGGCTGAGAATGTTTCAGTGATGACAGCAGGATCATCCAGCCAAACACCTGCCGAACTATTGCAGTCGCAACGACTCGACGAAGTCTTGGCGGTTGTGAAAGAAGACTACGACTTGGTGCTGGTTGACTTGCCGCCCGTGCTGGCGGTTTCCGACCCAGTGGTGGTGATGCCGCGATTAGATGGTGGCATTCTGGTTGTCAAGGTTGCCAATGTTCGTCGAGATGAAGTGGTCAACACACTTCGCCGGATCGATAGTTCCGGCGGTGAGATGCTGGGCTGCATGCTCAACGCTTTCGGAGCTGGCAAGAAGTTTGACTCCGATGGTGGCTACTACGGGTACTACAAGAGCGACTACACACGACCATCATCGTCAACGACTCGCCAAGCCGCTCCAAAAGCAGCGACGATTTCCAGCAATGGACGTGTAGCAGAGTAA
- a CDS encoding polysaccharide biosynthesis/export family protein, whose amino-acid sequence MTRSKESILKSVAQTACGLLALAAIGTTGCHQHLVSSAAHAVPAHRLDPELFACSREALGPLPYATLGQPKPAAHRIGAGDTLSVYVFGVFPPNEDETPVQQRTQAVNQRYYPPRGSVVAPATGLPIQVDADGSITLPIIGRLDVNGLTMAETIERITSRLVEEEVVQEGKERVTVDLLIPRVKRVVVLREDTPNTAVALVSPQAVDEIHRGSGEVIDLPIYENDVLHALASTGGLPGTDAARELYVIRASAGLNNSFISGGQLQSIVSGGEGGQCNAGVIRIPLAGCPCDNLPFTQEDVILEEGDVVFIPRRNEYFISGGLLPGGRVPLPRDQDVDVIEAIALASGSAGGPLGRDGSVLAGGTPGYLREPSRVLILRTLPDGRQMTIRCDLDRAMKDPKERIRILPDDVVMLQQKPGGAFFNGFLNYFSGDSILVAFTRE is encoded by the coding sequence ATGACTCGCTCAAAAGAATCCATTCTGAAAAGCGTGGCACAGACCGCATGCGGATTGCTTGCTCTGGCTGCCATCGGCACCACCGGCTGCCATCAACACTTGGTTTCGTCCGCTGCTCACGCAGTTCCGGCGCACCGACTCGATCCAGAGCTGTTTGCCTGCTCACGAGAAGCGTTGGGTCCGTTGCCCTATGCGACTTTGGGGCAACCCAAACCGGCGGCTCACCGAATCGGCGCTGGCGACACGCTCAGTGTTTATGTCTTCGGGGTCTTTCCGCCGAATGAAGACGAGACTCCGGTTCAGCAACGAACCCAGGCTGTCAATCAACGGTACTACCCACCGCGTGGTAGCGTCGTTGCACCTGCAACAGGTCTTCCAATTCAAGTCGATGCCGACGGCAGCATCACACTTCCCATCATCGGTCGACTGGACGTCAATGGCCTGACGATGGCCGAAACGATTGAACGAATCACCTCGCGTTTGGTTGAGGAAGAGGTCGTTCAAGAAGGCAAGGAGCGTGTGACGGTTGATCTCTTGATTCCACGTGTCAAGCGAGTCGTTGTCCTTCGAGAAGACACACCAAACACTGCTGTTGCTTTGGTGTCGCCGCAAGCCGTCGATGAAATCCATCGCGGTTCGGGTGAAGTCATCGACTTGCCCATCTACGAAAACGACGTGCTGCATGCTTTGGCGTCGACCGGTGGTTTGCCGGGAACGGATGCGGCTCGTGAACTTTACGTGATCCGTGCCAGTGCCGGTCTGAACAACAGCTTCATCAGTGGCGGTCAACTTCAGAGCATCGTCTCTGGCGGTGAAGGCGGTCAATGCAACGCAGGTGTCATTCGCATTCCACTTGCTGGATGCCCTTGCGACAACCTGCCGTTCACACAGGAAGATGTGATTCTAGAAGAAGGTGACGTTGTTTTCATCCCACGTCGCAACGAATACTTCATCTCGGGCGGCTTACTACCTGGTGGACGCGTGCCGCTACCACGTGATCAAGATGTCGACGTCATCGAGGCAATCGCACTTGCCAGCGGATCTGCTGGTGGTCCACTTGGGCGAGACGGAAGCGTTCTGGCAGGTGGAACGCCGGGTTACCTTCGCGAACCAAGCCGCGTCTTGATTCTACGAACGCTGCCTGACGGTCGCCAAATGACGATTCGATGCGACCTCGATCGTGCCATGAAAGATCCGAAAGAACGGATTCGAATTCTTCCTGATGATGTTGTGATGCTGCAACAGAAACCAGGTGGAGCGTTCTTCAATGGGTTCCTGAACTACTTCAGCGGCGATTCAATCTTGGTCGCATTCACTCGAGAATAG
- a CDS encoding O-antigen ligase family protein: protein MAASLLAGTWFDIIVMGTQINVTMATAIVLLVVYCTHSWREIFRFLGPLDYLIGALTIWHVIVDTYYGEQPLAVAAQAYGQWMLPYAAGRYAFLHRDSLLKLAPVFSIIGAVISLLCIAEAWTGINLWETAFSPRDELVTFTGQLRYGIAYRACGPTRHAIFLSNVLLTMVPFAILMTQREIAWIPGLGKWNRWIGSILLTVLLLGVASSLSRGPIVTLILTGGLALAWHYRPAAWGLSMVVIVLAGLVASNWDGFLRLLESDANEHKRAAVLVVDDQQVVYTGTRNRLVNLQVYMPILIEGGPLGYGTISSTGFPPANLPGLPTDPKVRKRLGIVDNAFLNNGLRFGWVGLVLFSGLFIATAITAFQLSRRASTYFFPLDQRYFIAAATLALAFLFEIATVFWSYDYALWIIFGFGLLSGLASSLKRPNFCD from the coding sequence ATGGCAGCCTCACTGCTTGCTGGCACGTGGTTTGACATCATCGTGATGGGCACTCAGATCAACGTAACGATGGCGACTGCGATTGTGCTTCTCGTGGTCTATTGCACGCACTCATGGCGTGAGATTTTTCGGTTTCTCGGACCACTCGACTATTTAATTGGTGCGCTGACCATTTGGCATGTCATTGTCGACACGTATTATGGCGAGCAACCACTCGCCGTCGCGGCTCAAGCCTACGGCCAGTGGATGCTGCCCTACGCAGCGGGGCGATATGCATTCCTGCATCGGGATAGTTTGCTCAAACTCGCGCCGGTCTTCAGCATCATTGGTGCTGTCATCTCATTGCTTTGCATTGCGGAAGCTTGGACGGGGATCAATTTGTGGGAGACAGCGTTTTCGCCTCGCGATGAACTCGTCACTTTCACCGGGCAACTGCGTTACGGAATTGCCTATCGCGCCTGCGGTCCGACCCGACACGCGATCTTTCTGAGTAACGTGCTGCTCACCATGGTCCCCTTTGCCATTCTGATGACGCAGCGAGAAATTGCTTGGATTCCTGGACTAGGCAAATGGAATCGATGGATTGGTTCGATCCTTTTAACTGTGCTCCTTTTGGGTGTCGCATCGTCACTGTCTCGCGGACCCATCGTCACACTCATTTTGACAGGCGGTCTGGCCTTGGCATGGCACTATCGGCCGGCCGCTTGGGGACTGTCAATGGTCGTAATTGTTCTAGCAGGATTGGTCGCAAGCAATTGGGACGGATTCCTCCGTCTGCTTGAGTCTGATGCAAATGAGCACAAACGAGCAGCTGTTTTGGTCGTCGACGATCAACAGGTGGTGTACACCGGGACTCGAAATCGTTTGGTCAATCTGCAGGTTTACATGCCAATTTTGATCGAGGGCGGACCATTGGGCTACGGAACAATCAGCAGCACAGGATTTCCGCCAGCAAACCTGCCAGGATTGCCGACCGATCCAAAAGTAAGGAAACGCCTCGGAATCGTTGACAACGCGTTCCTAAACAACGGCCTACGTTTTGGCTGGGTTGGACTCGTTTTGTTTTCGGGTTTGTTCATCGCCACAGCAATCACCGCGTTCCAACTGTCGCGTCGAGCGAGCACCTATTTCTTCCCACTCGATCAGCGCTACTTCATCGCCGCGGCAACGCTCGCTCTTGCGTTTCTATTCGAAATCGCCACAGTGTTCTGGTCGTATGATTACGCCCTCTGGATCATCTTCGGGTTCGGGTTGCTTTCTGGCTTGGCATCGAGCTTGAAACGACCCAACTTTTGTGATTGA
- a CDS encoding dockerin type I domain-containing protein: protein MEIRVDDAFSTQDAQAALAELDFEKTASFGWNLEGYLARGKMVEAAELPMVQVVRENSAAIFNAGTVFSQADPAMRSNLARSQFNVNGAGIKIGVISDSYSRTNGGGGASGSVASGNLPGSGNPNGFTIPVTVLQDAPTTGPTAGNGKDEGRAMLELIHDIAPGAQLFFHTAITGPVQFAEAVQALSAAGVDIIVDDVTYAGMQIFQDGVTAQAVAQATSAGISFFSSAGNQGSEAYSALYHTDGRTSTIPNFPPSAGKVYEPHDFDPGPGVDNFQRVVLGSGRSTTITFQWDQPSASLGGPGASTDMDIIVFNEFGTPVSGGVQNNVGQDPIEIFALSNPTNSPLILEVGIFRNVSAGGPRPSIVHYHPLTSPTDFDIFQFETLGGTLFGHHQAPGVAAIAAVDYRQTPAFGVSPPGVQESTSEGGLPILFDTAGNRLATPEIRTQPVVTAPDTINNSFFGSPLDVEGDGIFNFAGTSAAAPNAAAVAALMLQAAGGRGSLTPAQIRAAMANTAIDIPLTGNGFDHFTGFGLIDANAAVAAVRNTNPPPPPPPPPPPPPPPPNPPSPSLIDREIGESGNTRVDQDWKTIQLQNAYVDPVVIASPASFGGPDPVTVRIRNVTSNSFQVRLQEWDYDDGNHSLETVSYLVVEKGSYALPDGRVLHAGTTSVNQNLKRVDFPDIFETSPVVLSQSQTVNGPSAIVTRQQEISRTGFRVRVQEEQGADGNHSTERVGYIAIEAGAGNAAGTSYRVGRTGERISEAFASINLGTGFDAPPAFLAAMQTTTGADPAGLRFRNLGKNSVQVFVEEEQSADAETSHSDENVGFAAFEIGALVGQPVEVVGESGTFRVDQDWKTIQLQNAYVDPVVIASPASFGGPDPVTVRIRNVTSNSFQVRLQEWDYDDGNHSLETVSYLVVEKGSYALPDGRVLHAGTTSVNQNLKRVDFPDIFETSPVVLSQSQTVNGPSAIVTRQQEISRTGFRVRVQEEQGADGNHSTERVGYVAIEAGAGNAAGTSYRVGRTGERISEAFASINLGAGFDAPPAFLAAMQTTTGADPAGLRFRNLDKNSVQVFVEEEQSADAETGHSDENVGFAAFEIGAILARAATSNASLNQAVTMSSSNAASYDNNNDVAMDSNRDGSISALDALIIINFLSHSSMSEPIDVGVSNMALTFDANEDGFVTARDALVVINYLTKQSVIGSKTDESKTVPRWDADEVFASDEDFLLEHNLGISTDLF, encoded by the coding sequence GTGGAGATCCGGGTCGACGATGCGTTTTCGACGCAGGATGCTCAGGCCGCACTAGCCGAGTTGGATTTCGAGAAAACCGCTTCCTTTGGCTGGAATTTGGAAGGCTATTTGGCGCGGGGCAAAATGGTGGAGGCGGCAGAATTGCCGATGGTCCAGGTCGTTCGCGAAAATTCGGCCGCCATTTTCAATGCGGGAACCGTTTTTAGCCAAGCGGATCCGGCAATGCGAAGCAATCTCGCACGGTCACAATTCAATGTGAATGGAGCCGGTATCAAGATTGGTGTGATCTCGGACAGCTACAGCCGAACCAATGGAGGCGGAGGAGCTAGTGGAAGCGTTGCATCCGGCAATCTACCTGGATCCGGTAACCCGAACGGCTTCACAATCCCGGTTACCGTGTTGCAGGATGCACCAACGACGGGGCCAACCGCAGGTAATGGCAAAGATGAAGGGCGAGCAATGCTGGAGCTGATCCACGACATTGCTCCTGGCGCACAACTGTTTTTCCACACCGCAATCACAGGTCCCGTGCAGTTCGCGGAAGCAGTACAAGCACTGAGTGCTGCGGGCGTTGATATCATCGTTGATGATGTCACGTATGCTGGGATGCAAATTTTCCAAGATGGGGTCACTGCGCAGGCTGTCGCTCAAGCGACAAGTGCGGGAATCTCTTTCTTTTCATCGGCCGGTAATCAAGGCAGTGAAGCCTACAGTGCGCTGTATCATACGGACGGACGGACCAGTACCATCCCTAATTTCCCCCCATCCGCAGGCAAAGTCTACGAACCTCACGACTTTGATCCCGGACCAGGAGTCGACAATTTCCAGAGAGTCGTTCTCGGCTCCGGGCGTTCAACAACGATCACGTTCCAGTGGGACCAGCCGTCGGCAAGTTTGGGTGGCCCCGGTGCGTCGACCGACATGGACATCATAGTATTCAATGAGTTTGGGACGCCCGTTTCCGGAGGCGTGCAAAACAACGTTGGCCAGGACCCCATTGAGATCTTTGCGCTTTCTAATCCGACCAATAGTCCACTCATTCTTGAGGTTGGCATTTTTCGTAATGTCAGTGCGGGAGGCCCGCGACCTAGCATCGTTCATTACCACCCGCTCACTTCGCCGACCGACTTCGATATTTTTCAGTTCGAAACGCTCGGTGGAACGCTGTTCGGACACCATCAAGCGCCGGGTGTAGCCGCGATTGCTGCCGTCGACTATCGGCAAACTCCAGCCTTTGGCGTCTCCCCACCTGGAGTCCAAGAATCAACCAGTGAAGGAGGTTTGCCTATTCTGTTCGATACCGCGGGCAACCGGCTTGCAACACCCGAGATCCGGACTCAGCCAGTTGTTACCGCTCCCGACACAATCAATAATTCGTTTTTTGGCTCACCGCTGGACGTCGAAGGCGACGGAATCTTCAATTTCGCGGGCACATCGGCCGCCGCCCCCAACGCCGCCGCCGTTGCAGCCCTGATGCTCCAAGCTGCTGGCGGACGAGGCTCACTCACGCCCGCCCAGATTCGCGCCGCCATGGCCAATACTGCCATCGACATCCCGCTGACCGGTAACGGGTTTGATCACTTCACAGGATTTGGGCTTATCGACGCTAATGCTGCCGTCGCGGCCGTCAGAAATACAAATCCACCACCGCCTCCTCCACCACCGCCTCCTCCACCACCACCGCCTCCTAATCCTCCAAGCCCATCACTGATCGATCGTGAAATCGGCGAGTCGGGTAACACTCGTGTGGATCAGGATTGGAAAACGATCCAGCTGCAAAACGCTTATGTAGATCCGGTCGTGATCGCTTCTCCCGCGTCCTTCGGTGGCCCGGATCCAGTCACCGTGCGTATCCGCAACGTGACTTCCAATAGTTTCCAAGTTCGGCTGCAAGAATGGGACTACGACGACGGGAACCACTCCCTAGAAACAGTGAGCTACTTGGTCGTTGAAAAAGGCTCCTACGCGCTACCCGATGGACGTGTGCTGCACGCGGGAACAACGAGTGTCAATCAGAACCTCAAACGCGTCGATTTTCCGGACATCTTCGAGACGTCTCCGGTCGTGTTGAGCCAGAGCCAAACGGTGAATGGACCCTCTGCGATTGTCACCCGTCAACAGGAGATCAGTCGAACTGGGTTCAGGGTTCGTGTGCAGGAAGAGCAGGGAGCAGACGGCAATCATAGCACTGAGCGTGTTGGATACATTGCCATCGAAGCAGGCGCTGGCAACGCAGCTGGCACATCATATCGTGTCGGCCGCACCGGCGAGAGAATCTCCGAAGCCTTCGCATCAATCAACCTTGGCACCGGTTTCGATGCCCCACCTGCATTCTTGGCTGCGATGCAAACTACCACCGGGGCCGACCCTGCTGGATTGCGATTCCGCAATCTCGGCAAGAACTCGGTCCAGGTCTTCGTCGAAGAGGAACAGTCTGCCGACGCAGAAACCAGCCACTCGGACGAAAATGTTGGATTCGCAGCCTTCGAAATCGGTGCACTCGTGGGTCAGCCCGTTGAAGTAGTCGGCGAGTCGGGGACGTTCCGTGTGGATCAGGATTGGAAAACGATCCAGCTGCAAAACGCTTATGTAGATCCGGTCGTGATCGCTTCTCCCGCGTCCTTCGGTGGCCCGGATCCAGTCACCGTGCGTATCCGCAACGTGACTTCCAATAGTTTCCAAGTTCGGCTGCAAGAATGGGACTACGACGACGGGAACCACTCCCTAGAAACAGTGAGCTACTTGGTCGTTGAAAAAGGCTCCTACGCGCTACCCGATGGACGTGTGCTGCACGCGGGAACAACGAGTGTCAATCAGAACCTCAAACGCGTCGATTTTCCGGACATCTTCGAGACGTCTCCGGTCGTGTTGAGCCAGAGCCAAACGGTGAATGGACCCTCTGCGATTGTCACCCGTCAACAGGAGATCAGTCGAACTGGGTTCAGGGTTCGTGTGCAGGAAGAGCAGGGAGCAGACGGCAATCATAGCACTGAGCGTGTTGGATACGTTGCCATCGAAGCAGGCGCTGGCAACGCAGCTGGCACATCATATCGTGTCGGCCGCACCGGCGAGAGAATCTCCGAAGCCTTCGCATCAATCAACCTTGGCGCAGGTTTCGATGCCCCACCCGCATTTTTGGCAGCGATGCAAACCACCACCGGGGCCGACCCTGCTGGATTGCGATTCCGCAATCTCGACAAGAACTCGGTCCAGGTCTTCGTCGAAGAGGAACAGTCTGCCGACGCAGAAACCGGCCACTCGGACGAAAATGTTGGATTCGCAGCCTTCGAAATCGGTGCCATTCTCGCACGAGCCGCAACGTCAAATGCCTCTCTCAACCAAGCTGTAACGATGTCGTCTAGCAACGCAGCGAGCTACGACAACAACAATGATGTTGCAATGGACTCAAATCGCGATGGCTCCATCAGCGCTCTGGACGCCTTGATCATCATCAACTTCCTTTCTCACTCCAGCATGAGTGAGCCAATCGACGTTGGCGTATCGAATATGGCATTGACGTTCGATGCGAATGAGGACGGGTTCGTCACCGCTCGTGATGCACTTGTTGTCATCAATTATTTGACCAAACAGAGCGTCATTGGCTCGAAAACAGACGAAAGCAAAACAGTTCCCCGATGGGACGCTGATGAGGTATTTGCTTCTGATGAAGACTTCCTGTTGGAACACAACTTAGGTATCTCAACCGACCTCTTTTAA